Part of the Thermodesulfobacteriota bacterium genome, TTTTCCGGGTCTTCGAGCATATCGACGAGGTCCTTTATCTTCTTCTTCCCTCTCTTGTTCATACGACTTTCCTCCACGCCGTCGTCTCCCGCCCGGCAATCTAAATTAATACTATAACACAGACTTTTTTCTCCACTTCAATACCTTCGGGGAAACTTTAAGGTTGATGAAGTATAAGGTCCGGACGACGAAAAGCAACATACATTTTTTCGGCGAAACCGCCGCCTGCGATTTGGAAAATGCAGCCGTTTTTATCTCTCGAATCCTCGCTCGCGAATTATCTATTTCGACAGAAGCCCGCGGATTTTCTCAGGCTCGGTTACGGGCAGCTCGCATTCGTAATTCATGCACACGTACGCCGCCGCCTTCCCGTCTATCATGTCCTGCTCTTTCGTAAACGGCGCAATGTCCCGGATGCCCGGGCCGGGCTCCCTCAAGAGCACAACCTTGTTCGGCGCGTAAAGTCCGCGGAGCGCCTCCAGCATCCTCTCCGTGTCCTCTCTTCCGCGCTCGCCCGAGATCACGACCTCGTACGAAGGCCCTACGCCGAAATCGAGACCCGACAAAAGCTGCGTGTATGCGCTCGGGGCCTGCTCCACCGCTGCCGAAAACGCCTTTCCGAGATTCCCCGCCGTCTCTTCGTAGGAAGAGTCCCCGGTTATCCTCCCTATCCTGAGGAGATTTAAAAGCGCGGCGGAGTTCGCCGACGGCACCGCGCCGTCGTAAACCTCCTTGTGCCTTATTATCATCTCCTCGGCGTCGTTCGCGGTGAAATAATATCCTCCCCTTTCCGTATCGAGATAGTGCTCGTTCATATCCTCCTGGAGTGCTATGGCCGTTCTTAGATATTCCGCGTCGAACGCGGCCTCGTAAAGCTCCAACAGCCCCCATATCAAGAATGCGTAGTCGTCGGCGTGCGCCGCTATGCCGGCCTCGTCCGTCCTGTAGCGGTGAAGCAGTCTCCCGTCTTCGCCGCGCATGGCGGTCAGTATGAAATCCGCCGCCTTTTTCGCGGCGTCTGCATACGGGGGCTCCCCGAACGCCGAAGCCGCCTTCGACAGCGCCGCGATCATGAGCCCGTTCCAGTCCGTCAGGATCTTGTCGTCCTTGTACGGGTGTATGCGCCTCTCGCGGGCCTCGAACAGTTTCTGCCGTGCACTCTCGACCCTCTCCAAAACCGCGCCCGCGTCCTCTCCGAACGACGTCGCCAGCTCTTCGAGCGGGGCCCTCAAATACAATATGTTCCCGCCCGAGCTCTCGCCCGACGCCTCCTCGCTGTAGTTCCCTCCGGGGCGTGCGTTGTACAGCCGTGCGATGAGCCCGCCGTCCTCTTTCCCGAGGACGGCTTCCAGCTCCTCCGTCGTCCATACGTAAAACTTCCCCTCGACCCCTTCGCTGTCCGCGTCCTCCGCCGAATAAAATCCGCCCTCGGACGAAGTCATGTCCCTGAGGACATAAGTGATTATTTCCTCCGCTGTTTTCTTGTAGCCTTCCTTCCCCGTCGCCTGGTACGCCTCGGTATACGCCATGACCAGTAGCGCCTGGTCGTAGAGCATCTTCTCGAAGTGCGGCAGGAGCCACTCGGCGTCCGTCGAATACCTGTGAAACCCGAACCCGACGTGGTCGTATATACCGCCGAGCCGCATTTCGGCGAGCGTCTTCTCCACCATCCGGAGCGCCTCTTCGTCCCCCGTCCGTTTCCAGTACCTCAAAAGGAACACGAGGTTGTGCGGCGTCGGGAACTTCGGCGCCGTGCCGAACCCGCCGTTTATCTCGTCGAATCTCCCGAGGAGCTGATTATAGCCCGTCTTGAGCGCGCTCATCCCCGGGGCTCCCCCGGCAGCGGCCGGCGCGTCGGCCGCCTTTCTCATGGCCGCCGTTATGCTCTCCGCCGACCTTACCACCTCGTCCCTCTGCGTGTCCCATATCTCTTTTATCTTCGGCACGAGGTCCACCATGCCCGCCCTTCCGAACCGGGCCTCCCTCGGGATATACGTGGCCGCGAAAAAGGGCTTCCTGTCGGGCGTCATCACGATATTCAAGGGCCATCCGCACCCGCCCTTCGAAAGGATCTGGCACACCGTCATGTATATGGCGTCTATGTCGGGCCTCTCCTCGCGATCGACCTTTATGGACACGAACGCCTCGTTCATCAGCCGCGCGACCTCCGGGTCCTCGAACGACTCGTGCTCCATCACGTGGCACCAGTGGCACGTCGAATACCCGATAGAAAGCAGTATCGGTTTGTCTTCCCTGGCCGCCTTCTCGAACGCCTCATCTCCCCACGGATACCAGTCCACGGGGTTTCCGGCATGCTGCAGCAGGTAGGGACTCTTTTCGTTTGCAAGTCTGTTGAGCTCTGTCATATGGGTGGGTTATATGCGAACGGCGGCCTGGATCACGGCCGCGGCGCCGGGGATATTCGGGAAGGCCGCTGTTTCGGGCCCCCGGCCGGCTGCCGGCCGCTCGTATATTCGGTTTATAGTTGAGTTTACATACCGGCACCCCGTTTACCAAACGATTATTCCGGCCGGGCAGCCGCTTCCGGGCGCCGTGCCCTGCGGATACTCACCCGGCCTTTTCTTGGTTATAATTGAGGTACTTTTCGACATGCAGATACTCGACGACAAATACTCGAAAATAATCCTCGAAGAGAAGCTCCTTCTCAAATCCCTCCTCGGTGAGATAAGCGAAGTCTCGGGCAAAGAGCTCACCGAAAGGCTCCGGTCCGTGGAAGAAAGCCTCGACAACCTCTTTTCCCTCGTTTTCATCGGCGAATTCAGCACGGGTAAATCCTCGGTAATAAATTCCCTCCTCGGCGAGGACGTGCTTCCCGAGGGCATAACGCCGACGACGGACGAAATCACCATAATACGGCACGACGACACTGGCGGCGTCAGCATCGAAAACGGTATGCGCTACATCTCCGTTCCCCAGGACAGGCTGAAGGGCATCTTCATAGTCGATACCCCCGGGACGAACGTCACGATAGAGCAGCACGAAAAGATCACGCGCGAGTTCATCCCGAAAGCGGACATAGTCTTTTTCGTCATCGGGGCCGAGCGCGCCGTAACGGGCAGCGAGGCGAAGCTGATCCAGTTCGTAAAGGACGAATGGCTCAAGAACATAGTCTTTCTCCTTAATAAAATAGACATAGCCAGGGACGACGACGAGCTGGAGAAGCTTCTCCGGCACACTTCACGCGAGCTCGAAAGGGCCTTCGGCATAAAGCCCCACATAATCCCCGTCTCCGCCCGCCTCGCGGGGGAGGCAAGGCTCTCGGGCGACGCCGCGCTCGCCGAAAAGAGCGGCTTCGGGCAGCTCGAAGAATACATCTTCCGCACACTCAGCGAAGAAGAACGCGTCAAGATGAAGATACGGAGCACGACGAACATCGCTCTCAGCCTCGCTGCAGAGGCCGAAAGGGCCCTCGACGAGGACATGAAAAAAATGGCCGACGACGTCGAGAAGCTCGGCGATTTCGAAAGGAAGCTCGAATCGCTCGAATCCGAGATGCTTCAAAACTCCGCGCAGTTCACCGAGAGGATAAGGAGCAGGCTCCTCGAATTCAAAACGCGCGGCATAGAATTCATAGACGAATTCATGAGGTTCGGTAACATCCCCAAGCTCATAAGCAAGCAGAAGATAGCGAAGGAGTTCGAATACAAGGTCTCGCGCCAGACGGTGAACGAGCTCGAAAAGGACCTCGACGCGATGGTCGTCTGGACCGAAAAATCCGCGAGGGGCCTTCTCGATTCGACCGTCGATTTTTACAACAGGTCCATAAGGCCCGACTCATCCTCCGGCACGACGGGCTTCATGTACGACAGGACGCGTCTTCTCGACACAGTCCGCTCCGAGCTCGAAACCAAGAGAAGGGCGATAGATCCCGGGGCGCTCGGCGGGAATCTCGTCGATTCCGCGCGCGCCGCCGTCGCCTCCGTCCTCGGGGTCCAGGTGGGCGGGCTAGCCCTCGGCGCTGCCGTCGTCACGGCGTTCTCCTCGCTCCTCGTCGACATAACCGGCATCCTCGCCACCATAGCCGTCGTGGCCACGGCGTTCATGATACTCCCCAAAAAACGCCGGGACGCCATGAAGGAATTCAGCCAGAAGGTAGACGCACTCATAGAAGAAATGATATCCTCGATCCGCTCCCAGCTCGAAAGGGATTTCGACGGCATACGGCTTCAGGCAATGGATTCCCTGATGCCGCTCAAGAATTTCTACAAGATGGAAAGAGAGAAGCTCACGGCCTCGCGGTCGCGCATACAAGAGCTGAAACTAAAGCTCGAAGAGATTAACAAGAGCGTGAATTAAAGCGGGGGATCCGGGCGGACGCCCGAAAGAAAGCCCCGTTACTTCCCTGTATCTAGAGGCCCGCACCCCGGGTCTTGAAAAGTAGGGCGTATATCTTTTTTAATTCATCGGTATGGCTCGTGATTTCTATCCCCATGAACCATTTCTCCGAGTGCGTGTGGTAGAGCCACCTTATCGTTCCTTCGAATTTGACGGTATCTTCGCCCGTGAACAATGCGGCGCGGATCCTGAAATTAGGGGGGAATCCCTTGCTTCCTTCGAGCCCTACGCCATGCTCCGACAGGTTGAACGTAAACCCGGTGAACTTCAGGTTGTCCCCCTCGTCCGTAGCGCGGCCGCCGAGGAGCCCGTACTTCAGTTTCTTGTAATAGGGAACCCTGGTCGAGCGCCTGAGTACCCTTATCGTATCCCCCTTTCCCTCGGCTATCTCCCCGAGATTGAGCTCATTTTTCGTATATCCCCCATTCTTCATAATTAACAAAATATACTAAAAAAACTGTTCTTACAATCGGACTTTAGTCCGTATATCTTTTAAGACTTTTGGCTAAATATAAAGTCTCCGAAATAAAAGTATTCCGAACCCCCATGACCGCCCGCCGGGCCCCGCGGCGCGAATCTGCGTGGCCCTTCTGTTGCCCGTTGACCGGTAGTGTATATTTAATGTCTGCCGGGGAACAAGTCGTCCGGTTTATCCGATTTCAAAGGAGTTATATGAGAAGAGACGACATACGTAACATTGCGATTATCGCTCACGTCGATCACGGGAAGACCACACTCGTCGACGCCATGCTGAGGCAAGGGGGGGTGTTCCGCGAGCACCAGGTGGTCGAGGAAAGGGTCATGGACTCGATGGACCTCGAAAGGGAGCGCGGGATCACGATAATGGCGAAGAATACAGCGGTCCATTATAAAGGCATCAAGATCAACATCGTGGATACCCCGGGGCACGCCGATTTCGGCGGAGAGGTCGAGCGGAGCCTCAACATGGTGGACGGTGCGGTGCTCCTGGTGGATGCGAGCGAGGGCCCCCTTCCGCAGACGCGCTTCGTCGTAAAGAAGGCGCTCCAGAAAGAGCTCCCGATAATCCTCGTCATAAACAAGATAGACAGGAGCGACGCGCGTCCCGAAGAGGTCATAAACGAAGTCTACGACCTCTTCATAGAGCTCGACGCCAACGAGGAGCAGATAGAATTCCCCATCGTATACACGAACGGCAAGGCCGGCAAGGCCCAGATGAGCCTCGCCGAATCCTCGAACAACCTCGTCCCGCTTTTCGAGACGATAATATCCTCTATACCGGGGCCCGAAGTCGGCGACGGCGGCGTAACCCAGTTCCTCATCACCAACCTCGACTACGACAACTACGTCGGCAGGATAGCCATAGGCCGCCTCACGAACGGCGTCCTCGAAGCCAACCGCTCCTACGCCCTCTGCGGCGAGGCCGGCGCGAATACGCCCGTAAAGATCTCGGTGCTATACACGTTCGACGGCCTCCGGAAAACCCAGGTCGATAAACTCGAGGCCGGCGACATCGCCGCCATAGCCGGCGAAGACAAGGTCAAGATAGGAGACACCGTCTCAGACCTCGAAAACCCCGTCCCGCTCGAACGCATAAAGGTAGACGAGCCCACGATCTCGATGATCTTCTACGTCAACAACGGCCCCTTCGCCGGAAAGGAGGGGAAGTTCCTCACCTCCCGCCACATACGCGACAGGCTCCTCCGTGAAAAGCTCGGCAACGTCGCCATAGACGTAAAGGAGACGGACAGGGCCGACGCCTACGAAGTCTCCGGCCGCGGCGAGCTCCAGATGGTTGTCCTCATCGAAATGATGCGCCGCGAGGGCTACGAGTTCATGGTGTCAAAACCGAGGGTCCTCACACGCCAGGAAAACGGCAAGGTCACCGAGCCCGTAGAGCGCATATTCGTCGACGTCCCCGAGGCCTACGTCGGCGCCGTCACGGAGGCCATATCGTCCAGGAAAGGCCGCATGGAAAACCTCCGCAACAACGGCAACGGCAGGGTGGATATAGAGTTCCTCATCCCCTCCCGCGCCCTCATCGGGTTCAGGAGCCAGTTCCAGATAATTACCAAGGGCTCGGGCGTCATAAACACCCTCTTCGAGGGCTACGAGCCCTGGTACGGGCCGATACCCCAGCGGTCTACGGGCGCGCTCGTTTCCGACAGGTCGGGGAAGGTCACGGCCTACGCCTGCCTATCCATGGCCGACAGGGGCGAGCTCTTCGTAGACGTAGGGACGGATGTCTTCGAGGGCATGATAGTCGGCGAAAGGAACCGGAGCGGCGACCTCAACGTCAACATTACCAAAGAAAAGAAGCTCACCAACATGCGGAGCTCGACGGCCGAAACCACGGTCGTGCTCAGGCCCCCGAGGCCCCTCTCGCTCGACCAGGCGATAGAGTTCATGGCCGAGGACGAGCTCGTCGAGATAACCCCTTCGAGCCAGAGGCTCCGTAAATTCGAGCTCAGCTCCACAAAGCGCGAGATAGAAATAAAACGCGAAAAGAAACTTAACCAGTAAGGGAGGGATATTGTGGAAAAGCCGTACAGCCAGTCGAGCGAAAACAATAAAGAGCCGATACTCGCCGTCCTTAAAGAGGCGTTCAAGGACGCGTCTTTCGTCCTCGAAATCGGCAGCGGCACAGGTCAGCACGCCGCCTTCTTCGCGGCGAACCTCCCGCACCTCGTCTGGCAGCCCACGGACCTCCCCGAAAATCTCCCCGGCATCAAGTTATGGGTGGACGAGGCCGGGCTACCGAACCTTAAAGACCCCATAGTCCTTAACGTCGCCGACGCGCTCTGGCCGGTCGAAAAGGCCGACGGCGTCTTCTCGGCGAACACACTCCACATCATGAGCGAGTCCCGCGTCGGATGTCTTTTCGACGGCATAGAGGTCGTCATGAGAGGGGGCGGCACGCTCTGCATATACGGCCCCTTCAACTACGGCGGGGACTATACGAGCGAGAGCAACGCAAAATTCGACGAGTGGCTCAAGGGCAGGGATCCCGAAAGCGGAATAAAGGACTTCGAATGGGTTAACGCCCTCGCCGAGCGCGCGGGATTCACGCTCGTAAAGGACCACGAGATGCCCGTCAACAACAGGCTCCTCGAATGGCGCAAAACACCGTGAGCGGGCTGTTGAATGTCCTGCATGCGCGTATCATAATCATATAAATTCGGTCGCCACGACAATAGCGATGAGAGACACGATAGCCTTTGTCATTGGAAACTACTTCTTAACGACATTCGTCCTCGGCCTCCTTTTGGGATGGATATCGCTCTCGCGGAGGCCCCGCCCCCGCACTCCGAACGTCAAGGTCGAATCGTTCCTCTCGTGGTATATGCTCCTTGCCATAGGGGTAAGCAACCTTATAAATTTCGTCTTTCACGTTTTCTTCGGAGAGATGACTGCGCGGTTCATCGGCTGGGCGGACAGCCCCTTTCAAAGGGAAGTCGGCTTCGCGAGCCTCGGCATGGGCATCGCGGGGATGCTCGCTTTCCGCGCCGGCCTGCCGTTTCGTTTCGCGGCCCTCATCCCCCCGGCGGTATTTATGCTGGGCGCGGCCGGCGGACACGTATACGAGATGATAGCGGCGGATAATTACTCCTTCGGCAACGTCGGCCTCGTTCTCCCGTCCGACATAATCATCCCCATAGCCGGCTTCATCCTCATCCGGCTATCGTA contains:
- a CDS encoding thioredoxin domain-containing protein; protein product: MTELNRLANEKSPYLLQHAGNPVDWYPWGDEAFEKAAREDKPILLSIGYSTCHWCHVMEHESFEDPEVARLMNEAFVSIKVDREERPDIDAIYMTVCQILSKGGCGWPLNIVMTPDRKPFFAATYIPREARFGRAGMVDLVPKIKEIWDTQRDEVVRSAESITAAMRKAADAPAAAGGAPGMSALKTGYNQLLGRFDEINGGFGTAPKFPTPHNLVFLLRYWKRTGDEEALRMVEKTLAEMRLGGIYDHVGFGFHRYSTDAEWLLPHFEKMLYDQALLVMAYTEAYQATGKEGYKKTAEEIITYVLRDMTSSEGGFYSAEDADSEGVEGKFYVWTTEELEAVLGKEDGGLIARLYNARPGGNYSEEASGESSGGNILYLRAPLEELATSFGEDAGAVLERVESARQKLFEARERRIHPYKDDKILTDWNGLMIAALSKAASAFGEPPYADAAKKAADFILTAMRGEDGRLLHRYRTDEAGIAAHADDYAFLIWGLLELYEAAFDAEYLRTAIALQEDMNEHYLDTERGGYYFTANDAEEMIIRHKEVYDGAVPSANSAALLNLLRIGRITGDSSYEETAGNLGKAFSAAVEQAPSAYTQLLSGLDFGVGPSYEVVISGERGREDTERMLEALRGLYAPNKVVLLREPGPGIRDIAPFTKEQDMIDGKAAAYVCMNYECELPVTEPEKIRGLLSK
- a CDS encoding dynamin family protein, which produces MQILDDKYSKIILEEKLLLKSLLGEISEVSGKELTERLRSVEESLDNLFSLVFIGEFSTGKSSVINSLLGEDVLPEGITPTTDEITIIRHDDTGGVSIENGMRYISVPQDRLKGIFIVDTPGTNVTIEQHEKITREFIPKADIVFFVIGAERAVTGSEAKLIQFVKDEWLKNIVFLLNKIDIARDDDELEKLLRHTSRELERAFGIKPHIIPVSARLAGEARLSGDAALAEKSGFGQLEEYIFRTLSEEERVKMKIRSTTNIALSLAAEAERALDEDMKKMADDVEKLGDFERKLESLESEMLQNSAQFTERIRSRLLEFKTRGIEFIDEFMRFGNIPKLISKQKIAKEFEYKVSRQTVNELEKDLDAMVVWTEKSARGLLDSTVDFYNRSIRPDSSSGTTGFMYDRTRLLDTVRSELETKRRAIDPGALGGNLVDSARAAVASVLGVQVGGLALGAAVVTAFSSLLVDITGILATIAVVATAFMILPKKRRDAMKEFSQKVDALIEEMISSIRSQLERDFDGIRLQAMDSLMPLKNFYKMEREKLTASRSRIQELKLKLEEINKSVN
- a CDS encoding PilZ domain-containing protein; the protein is MKNGGYTKNELNLGEIAEGKGDTIRVLRRSTRVPYYKKLKYGLLGGRATDEGDNLKFTGFTFNLSEHGVGLEGSKGFPPNFRIRAALFTGEDTVKFEGTIRWLYHTHSEKWFMGIEITSHTDELKKIYALLFKTRGAGL
- the typA gene encoding translational GTPase TypA, with product MRRDDIRNIAIIAHVDHGKTTLVDAMLRQGGVFREHQVVEERVMDSMDLERERGITIMAKNTAVHYKGIKINIVDTPGHADFGGEVERSLNMVDGAVLLVDASEGPLPQTRFVVKKALQKELPIILVINKIDRSDARPEEVINEVYDLFIELDANEEQIEFPIVYTNGKAGKAQMSLAESSNNLVPLFETIISSIPGPEVGDGGVTQFLITNLDYDNYVGRIAIGRLTNGVLEANRSYALCGEAGANTPVKISVLYTFDGLRKTQVDKLEAGDIAAIAGEDKVKIGDTVSDLENPVPLERIKVDEPTISMIFYVNNGPFAGKEGKFLTSRHIRDRLLREKLGNVAIDVKETDRADAYEVSGRGELQMVVLIEMMRREGYEFMVSKPRVLTRQENGKVTEPVERIFVDVPEAYVGAVTEAISSRKGRMENLRNNGNGRVDIEFLIPSRALIGFRSQFQIITKGSGVINTLFEGYEPWYGPIPQRSTGALVSDRSGKVTAYACLSMADRGELFVDVGTDVFEGMIVGERNRSGDLNVNITKEKKLTNMRSSTAETTVVLRPPRPLSLDQAIEFMAEDELVEITPSSQRLRKFELSSTKREIEIKREKKLNQ
- a CDS encoding DUF938 domain-containing protein, yielding MVEKPYSQSSENNKEPILAVLKEAFKDASFVLEIGSGTGQHAAFFAANLPHLVWQPTDLPENLPGIKLWVDEAGLPNLKDPIVLNVADALWPVEKADGVFSANTLHIMSESRVGCLFDGIEVVMRGGGTLCIYGPFNYGGDYTSESNAKFDEWLKGRDPESGIKDFEWVNALAERAGFTLVKDHEMPVNNRLLEWRKTP